TGATATCAGTTGTGCCAACTATGCTCAATAGAATTGTTGATGAAGTTAAAAAACATAATTTACGCGTGGTCTTGGTAGGCGGAGAGTTTATTCCAAAACCTTTAGTTGGAAAAAGTATAATAAAAAACATTCCTATATATAAAACCTATGGAATGACAGAGACAACAAGCCAATCTACTACTTTTTCAGTATTAAAGTATGCAGATAAAATTGATTCAGTAGGATTACCACTTGGGGGAGTAGATGTTCGGATTAAAAATCCTGATGAAAAAGGAATAGGTGAAGTTCAAATTAAAAGTCCAATGTTAATGGATGGGTATATTGGAAAAGAAAATATTTCTGATTATTTTAATACAGAAGATGTTGGTTATATAGATGAAGATGGATTTTTGTATATACTTGATCGAAGAAAAAATATAATTATATCTGGTGGAGAAAATATTTATCCAAAAGAAATTGAAAACATATTATATTCACATCCAAAAATAAATGAATGTGCAGTTGTTGGAAAGAAAGATGAACGATGGGGACAAGTTCCTGTTCTATACATTGTATCTTCATTAGATAAAGATACAATATTAAGCTATCTTTCAGATAAAATAGCAAAATACAAACTTCCAAAAGAAATTAATCATTTGGATGAGCTTCCTAAAAATGCATCAGGTAAAATATTAAAAAAGAATTTAAAAGAGGTTGATTAAATGAAAATTGATAGAATAGAACTTTTTCATGTTAAAATACCATTAAATTTCATATTCAAATCATCACAAACTACTCTAAATCATAGAGAGACAATTATAATTAAAGCAGTAGATGAACTTGGGAATAGTGGTTATGGAGAAGTAGTTGCATTTAATGAACCATTTTATACAAATGAAACATTGAGAGATTCTAAGAATGTATTAATAAATAAATATATACAAAAGCTGATTAATAAAGATATTAAACACCCATTTGATATACACAAATGGGTTGATTTATCATATCCAATGGCACTTGCAGGCTTAGAAAATGCTCTGGTAGATTTGTACTCTAAGAGTAAGAAAAAACCAATTATGGATATTGTATTTAATGAAGAGACTAATAATGAAATATATGGTGGAATTACATTAGGAGATATAGATATTCCAAGTCTTATTAAACAAATTGATAATTATCAAAATCAGGGATATACACGTTTTAAAATAAAGATTAAACCAAAAGACGGATTTATAAAATTAGGGGCTATTAGAGAAAAATATCCTGATATTCAACTGTTAGCAGATGCAAATAAAAGTTATAAGATTGAACAAATTGAAATGATAAAGAAGCTTGATTCACTAAACTTACTTTGTATTGAAGAACCCCTAGATTCAGGGAATTTTCTAGAATATCAAAAACTTCAAGAAGCGATGAATACACCTATATGCTTGGATGAAAGCATTGAAACAATTGATGATTTAAAAACAGCAATTGAGTTAAAATCTTTGAAAGTAGTAAATTTAAAAGCTGGGCGTATTGGTGGAATGTATTACGCAAAGCAAATGATTGAATTATGTAGAAAAAATAATATTAAGTACTGGATAGGAAGTATGCTTGAAAGTGGTATTTCTAAAATACTACATGTTCATTTAGCAAGCTTAAAAGATACGTATATCCCTGGAGATTTATCATCATCAAAGCGTTACTTTAAAAAAGATTTAATTAAACCAGAAGTCACATCCGAAAATGGGATTATTAAAGTACCAAAAGGCTGTGGTTTAGGAGTAGAGGTTGATGAAAATACATTAAAAAATTATACAATTGACTACATCCAAATAGGTGGTGAGAAGCATTAATTTAATAGAAGGATTAAATATTGAGTATATTAGAGTAAATGATAATGAGCTAGAAGCTAAAATGAATTTAACACAGTTTCATGATCAAACGTTTGGTTATTTACATGGAGGTGCAACAATAGCATTTGGAGAAACAATTGCAGGTTATGCGTCAAATAAAAGAATAAACAAAAATCAAGTAGCAGTAGGCCAAACGATTACTGCAAATCATATGAAAGCAAAAAAAATAGAAGGCTATATTATTGCAAAAGGGAGAATTATGCATAACGGAAAAACTTCTCATGTTTGGAGCATTGAGATGTTTGATGAAAATAATATATTAATTTCGCATATAACAGTTACAAATTCTATTATTAAACTAAATAAACGCTAGTTGTTTACAAAATATGGAATATACTTGCTTAATTGAATAGAGGTGAGAAAATGAGTTTTAAGACAATAATTAAATTAATGGACATAAAAACTCTTGTTGCAGGGGTTATTCCAGTATTATTGGGGTCAATTTATTCATGGTATGAGTTTGGACAAATAAATTTGGTTTATCTTATATTATTGATGATTTCTATGATGCTGATACAAAGTGCAACTAACATGATTAATGATTATTTTGATTTTAAACGTGGAGCAGATAGTGAAGAAAAAGCGGATGAAAAAGCTTTAGTTAGTGGTGAGATTACTCCAAAACAAGTTTTGTTTATCATACTAATATATCAACTTGTTGCCTGTACAATTGCTATTTTTATTTCCAGCAGAACAAGCTATAATATTTTACTTGTTGGTGTTGTAGGTGTTATGATTTCGATTTTATATGCTTTTGGGCCTTTACCTATCTCATACACTCCAATGGGCGAAATTGTGTCTGGAATGACAATGGGGATTGGTATAACAACAACAGTGATTTATATACATTCAGGTGTATTTAATTTAAATACAGTATTAGTAGCAGCTCCTACTGTAGTATATATTGGGACTATACTATTATCTAATAATTTAAGTGATTTAAAAGGGGATAAAGAAGCAGGAAGAAAAACATTACCAATACTTATAGGCATTGAAAATTCTGAGAAACTGTGGGTTTTTAATGTAATAATGCTAATTGTATTGACGCTTGTATTAATATTAATAGGTATTTATCCTATAGCTGTATTAGTATTTACTATTCTATTATTTCCTTATAAGTCAGTTTCAAATTTTTTATCTTATAATAAGAATGTTAATACAAAAGGAAGAACAATGGGACTTATAGGTAAGGTTGGATTAAAATATCATTTATCTGTGATTACTGGATTATTAATCTCAATCATGTTTAAGGCAGGTGTCTAAAAACAAATGAATAAAGAAGAAAAAGTATATGAAACGTTTCAAAATATCTCACAGGATTATGACAAATTAAATGACATAATTAGCTTTAATATGCATAAAAGATGGAAAAGAGACACTATTAAGCATCTAAACATAGTAGAAGATTCAAAATTGCTAGATGTATGCTGTGGTACAGGTGATTTTAGCATTATGTTATCTTCGGAAATTGATAAAAAAATAAGTGTTATCGGTCTAGATTTTTCAGAGAACATGCTATCTGTTGCAAGAGAGAAAAAGGAGCAATATAAATTAGATAATGTTGAGTTTATTCATGGAAATGCCATGGATCTGCCTTTTGAAGATAACACTTTTGATAATGTAACTATAGGATTTGGGCTGAGAAATACACCTGATTATGAAAAAGCAATTAGTGAAATGATGCGTGTTGTAAAGCCTGGTGGAAAGGTTGCTTGTTTAGATACATCACATCCTACTTTTCCAATTTATAAACAATTATACTGGTTTTACTTTAAAAATATAATGCCAAGAATAGGACAATTATTCTCAAAACATAGAAAAGAATATCAGTGGTTAAATGATTCAACTGAACAATTTTTAAGTAAAAAGGAATTAAAAGATTTATTTTCAAAGGTAGGCTTTAAAAATGTAAAAGTAAAGTCCTATGTAGGAGGCTGTGCAGCCTTACACATAGGAGTAAAAGGCAAATAATAGGAGGGGAAAAACATGGTGTTTAATATTGGTGTAACAGAGATTCTTATAATTTCAGTAGCTGGATACTTAATTCTAGGACCTAAGAGACTTCCTGAGATAGGTAAAAAAGCGGGTGAAGCAGTGAGAAAAATATCTAAAGAGACAGAAGGAATTAATAACGAAATAAAAGAGATAAAAGAAGCGGTAACAAAATAATAAGTGATAAGAAGTAGGTGAATAAGATGACAGATCATGAAGAAATATGGATGGATCATTTAAAAGAAATACGCAAACGATGTATTAGAGTTTTAATATTTTTTGTTATTGCATTAGTTACTGCTTTTTCCTTTGTTCCAAGAATTCTTGATTTTATTACATTAACATCTACATTAGTAAATGTAGATTTGAATGTATTCAACATTACAGATCCTTTATTGCTCCATCTTAAAATTGCATCAATTGTAGCTTTTATTGCTTCTTTTCCATACCTTATTATGCAGTTATGGTTATTTCTTAAACCAGGATTAACAAAAAGCGAAAGAAGGTTTATATATAAATACATTCCAATGATTTTTATTCTTTTTATATCAGGAATAGCATTTTCTTATTTTGTTCTTGTTCCATACTATATTAGGTTTTCTCAGCAACTTGCAGGAAGCACTGATTTGAATATTGTTATGGGAGCTAACACATATATTGATTTTTTAAGCAAAATGTTATTGTACTTTGGACTTATTTTTCAATTTCCTGTATTAGTTTTTGTTCTTTCATATATTCAGGTGGTAAGTTCACAACTACTAAAAGTCATTCGTAAATATGCTTATTTTGGTTTATTAATTGTTTGTGCATTTATTACTCCACCAGATCCGATATCAATGGGAATTGCTTTAGTTCCTTTAGCGTTTCTTTATGAAATTAGTATATTGCTATGCAAAGTTAATGAGAGAAAAAGAAGAAACAAATTAAAAACTAGCTAAATATTTAGCTAGTTTTTAATTTGTTTAATCTATTTTGGACAAATGTATTGAAATGTTCATCGTCAGAATATTTAATCAACTTATGTAGCCTTAATGCTTGATTGTACCATGATTTAAATGCTGTTTCCTTTTTCAAGCGATAACATAATTCGCTTTTCAAAAAATATAGTTCTGGCAAAATAGTATGGGTATTGTTTTTTTTACAGTAATCAATAGCATAATCGAGGTATTCAGATGATTCTTTTAGCTTTGACATATCGAGGCAAACACAAATTAAATGCATATAAAATCTAGATATGATGGCATAAGTATGAAGAAATTTTATATGTTTAATATATTCTTTTATATTAATTAAATGAGTATATGCCTCTTCTTTTTGATTATTTAATGAAAGAAAAAAACCATAAAGAAACATTAGTGAGAATTCTATATCATTAGGTACTGTTCCTTCAGTATAAGTAAGGTTTAATATATTTTTTATTTCACCTATTCCAAATTGATAATTTTGATTTAACATGGTCATACTAAAACATTTAAATAGTTTGATTATCTGTATATCTTGAATTGATTTAACATCAAGTTCTTTTTCTTTTTCAGTTATTAATCTATAAATATTTTTAAAATCATGTCTTTCAGCATTAAAGAATAGTTGGTTTAATAATTCATTCACTTGTAAAGACCCAGATGATTCAATTAATCTAAATAAATACTCTGGAGTAATACCTAATTTGTTCGTTATTTGTCTTAATATAACTGAACTAGGACAACGCTCTCCATTTTCTATTCGAGTAATATATGAAACAGAACAAATATCATCTGCAAGTTGAGATCTAGACATATTACTTTTTTTGCGTAGATCTTTGATGAGGGGTCCTATTTTTGTATAGTAATTAGTCTTTTCCATTTTATCCTCCTTATAAAATAGAATTGAAAAGTTTGTGTTTTTGTATATTTTGAATTATTTATACATTACATAACATAATAATACATAATCTAAAAAGTGACAATAGTAAAAAAACATAACAGTAGTAAAAAGTGACTATTGTCATTTTACGATGACTATTGTCACTTTTTGATGACAATGTTCATTTGATGAGATTATAATGAATTTATAAACCAGTAAATGTTATTTGATTAACAAGAATATATATAAACCTCATTCAATTCTTAAAACTCTTATAGATTTATAAGTGTACCACTAAATCAACAAAAATTATACATGTATCTAGTCAACAGAAAGTATTTGCAATTAAGAAACATATTTTTTAGTATTAACAAACATATTTTTTAGTATTCATTGGAGGTAATTATGAAAAACAGATGGACTATTCGTGAACTGTATTTAGGATTTTTAGCTATTTCGTTATTGCTATTTGGTGCGTATTCCATGTTCTTTAGTCATGAAGTTGAGGACTATTCATCAAAAATATACAAAATAAATCCTAATATTGTTAAAACAGAAGAAATAAATAAATCACCATTAATTTTTAAAGCATATACAAAAAACGACCCTAATAAATTCTATTTTGTAACTTTTACAGAAGAAGTTGGATATCAGTCAACTATTGAAGTTATGACTATGATTAATAACGAAGGAAATGTAGAACAAGTAGAAGTTGTTAAAGAAGGGGAGACACCAGCTTTCTTTGATAAAGTTGAATCAGGTAAATTTAATGAAAAATTTATAGGATTATCTATTTTTGAGCCTATATATATTGATAATGCTATAGGATATGCAGGAAGTAGTGAAGGAATAGATACTAACAATAAAGTTGATGCTGTTAGTGGTTCAACAATTTCATCTTCTGCTATAACAAGAGCTGTTAATGATGGAACAACTATTGTGGTGGGTAAATATTTTGATGAAAATATTGTTAACCCATTTTATAAAATGACATTTGGATTAAGTGAATTAGCACTTTTACTAATTTATATAATCGCTGCTTTAAGTGTTTATATCAAGTCAATTAATAAATATCGTAAATGGATTTTGTTATATACAGCCTTAGTACTTGGTTTTAAGTTTAATAAGTTTGTAACATTTGGTATGTTGTACTCATTCTTAAATGGAAATTGGCCAGCAATGAATAATGTTTCGTGGTATTTATTAATTACAGGTACAATTGGACTTATATTAATTACAGGTAAAAATTTATATTGTTCATGGATTTGTCCATTTGGGGCAACACAAGAAGTTATATTAAAATTTGGTGGATTAAAACAGATTAAGTTAAATTCTAAGATTGTAAAAATATTTAGATTAATTCCACCGACATTGGCTTATTTAGCTTTAATGATTGTATTTTATACTAATGAAACTCAAGCATTAGCATATGATCCATTTGGAGCAATATTTAATTTGACAGCATTACCGATTATGTGGATGAGTTTACCGATACTTATTTTTATAAGTTTATTCCAATATCGTTTTTATTGTACCTATTTCTGTCCAATAGGATTAACATTTAATTTAATAACAAAATTAAGAAATAAAGGAGTTAAGTTATGGAAGAAAGAGAAAATAAAAGCATAGCAAAGAAAGATGTAATTTTAAGCTTTTTTATTTTATTAATAATGGTATTCCAAATTATATTAATATTACAGAATTCAGGATTTATGAAATATTAAGGAGGTGACATAATGTTTGGAAGACTAGGTGGTACAGAAATAATGGTTATTTTAGCTGTTGGATTCTTATTTTTCGGACCTAAAAAATTGCCTGAGATAGGAAAATCGTTTGGAGAGACAGTACGTGAATTTAAGAAATCAGCAAAAGATGCTGAAGAGGCGATAACAGAGGCTACTAAAGTAGAAGAAAGTAAATAAAAAAAATATATATAAATAACTAGAATTTAGGGGAGGACTATATATGAATAGGCGTGAATTTTTAAAAGTTGCTGGAGCTACTACAGCAGTAACAGGAGCTGCACTTGCATCAAAACCAAAGAAAGCCTTTGCAGTGGAGCTTGGTAAAGAACATGATGAATTTCCATTAGAAGTAACGAAAAATTTCAAAGGTTTTAGGCAACAAGACCATGTTTTTTTCCGTACATTTTGGGATAAAGAACCAGTTGATAAGTATATATCAGACAGATTTGGATATAAGACATTTACTGAACCAGGGATGATATTTAACGCTGTTCATGACGGCATTATAGAAGGTAAAAATACAGGTAAAATGGGTTTTAGACAAATTGATTCAGCTTTAGATAGAGCAGCATGGAGTGTAAATAAGAATTTTGCTGCGAATAGTGAATTAGGCGTTCGTAATACACTACTACAAAAACATCCAATTAATCCACAGACAGGTGAAAAAATAAAAGACATGCCTGTTTTAGTTGAAAGTTTATATTCATGGAATAACTCAAAAGTCGATGAAATGCTTGCACAGGGAAAAGAACAGTATAAATTCAAAGATGCAAAGGAAGTATCAAAACATATTAAAAAGGCAGCAAAATTTTTAGGAGCCGACTTAGTTGGAGTTGCACCATATAATGAAAATACAAAAAGATGGACTTATACAGAGTGGGCAGTTCCAAATGTAAAACCATTTACTATGCCGGATGGAACAGTAGAATATCTTCCATTCGATCCTTTTAAATTTATGAAAGGTGAATATGAAACATTTGGGGTTAAAACAGTGAAGCCTGACTTTAAACGTGAAGCAGGGTTTGAACCAAAATCAGTAATTGTTTTAGCATTTGAAATGGATTATGATGGATTTAAGACAGCACCAACATTAGTAGCTAGTGCATCTGCTGGAACTAGATATTCTAAAATGGCAGAAACAGCACATAAAGTAGCTGAGTTCCTACGTAATTTAGGTTATAAAGCGGCTCCATGTGGAAATGATACAGCTTTATCTGTTCCACTTGCAATTGAAGCTGGTTTAGGTGAAGGTAGTAGAATGGGGATGTTAGTTACAGAAAAGTTTGGACCTCGTGTTCGTTTAGCTAAAGTTTATACAGATTTAGAAATTCAACCAGATAAACCAATTACATTTGGAGTAAAACAGTTCTGTAATGTTTGTATGAAGTGTGCGGATGCCTGTCCATCTAAAGCTATTTGTCATGAACCAGCACAGGTTATTGAAAAGGATATGGAATTTGATACAGGTAAAGTTACTAAATCAACACTGACAGGTGTTGAAAAATGGTTTGTTAATGGTGAAAGGTGTGTGTCATTCTGGGGATATAATGGTGGAGATTGTGGTACATGCATTGCAGTTTGTCCATACAATAAGATTGATGAGTGGCACCATGATTTATCAAAATTAATGACATTAACTCCATTTAAACCATTATTACGTTCTCTTGATGAAACGTTTGGATATGGTGGACCAATTGAGCCAGAGGAACGTTTGGAATCAAAATATTTAAAAGATGCTATAAATGATTTCTGGGATAAAATTTAGTAAGGGGGATATAGTATGCATATAATAGTTAGCTTAGTAAAATGGTTATTCACACTACATCAATTAGTATGGTTTGTAGCTGGAGGATTAATGTTTGGTGCAATGACATATTTTCATATGAAATTAAAACAGGATAATAAAGCTAATAAACTGAATTTTACGTTTATATTGTTATCAGCATGTACTTTTGTATTTACAATATTATGGACATATGATTCGTATATGGAAAATGAAGTTAGAGCAGCTAATATGGGATTATTAGTATTTGGAGGATTAGCAGTAGTTTTTGCAATACTTGGATATAGATTTACACAGAAAAATGATGTAAATAAAGTTGAGGTAAAAGGGCATTAATGCCCTTTTATCTATTTTTATTTAGTAGATAAAACATTAGAAAAGGTGATAACATGAAGGTTCAACTTGGTCAATATAAAGGAATTGGTTTAAAGAGACCAGATGTAAATGTAAAAGATGAAGAAATTAATAATTATATTAATAAAATAAGAGAAAATTATAAAGTAGAAGTTGAAAAAGAAGGTTTTATTGAAAATGGAGATTATACTACCATGGATTATGATGGCTACCAAGACGGATTACATATTCCTGAGGCTAGTGGTAAAAATTATCATTTAAGAATTGGACAAGGGTTCTTTCTAGATGAATTCGAAGAGCATTTATTAGGAATGAGAAAAGGGGATACAGTTAAATTTGATTTGGTATTACCTAGTAATTATCAAGTGAAGCATTTGCGTGATGAGACTATTCATTTTGAAGTAAAGATATCATCAGTTATGAATAGAGTTATCCCTGAACTAACAGATGATGTGGTAAAAAGGTTTAAAATTGAAGGGATAAACACGATAGATGAATTAAAAGAATATGCTAAAGATAAGATTTATTATCAAAAAATGATGAAAGAAAGTGCAAGAGTTATCAATGAAATAATGCATAAAGTTATAGACGGTTCAAATGTTGAACTAAAAGATGAAGAGATGGAGAGTCTTAAACAGGAAATACTTGAAGACTTTAAAAATCAACTTAAAGGGAAAAATGCAAATTTAGAATTATATTTATCATATACTAAAAAAACAGAAGAGGAAATACTTGAACAATGCAAGATAGAAGCTGAAACATATTTAATAGAAAAAGCTATTATTGAGAAAATAGCAGAAGTAGAGAATATTACACTAAATGACGAAGAAAAAGAAAAATATGAAAATATTGAAGAAGATGCTCTTAATGAATTATTGTATCAAAAGGTTATTCATTTTCTTCTAAAAGAAAATACAATTATAATTAAATAATAATATAAAAAACCCTTTGTTATAAATTTATATAACAAAGGGTTTTTTATATTATTCATTCAAATTTCGTGCTAATGAAATTTGCTTTAGCTGCTTTAACCTACTTTTAATAAAGATATTGAAATATAATTCGCTTTTTAAAAAATATAATTCTCGTAAAGCAGAATGTGTATTATATTCTTTACAGTACTCAATAGCATAATCAATATGTTCAAGGCATTCATTTAAATGGGATGTATCAAGGGAAGCTATAATTAACTGAACATAAAATCTAGGAACTGTATATCGTGTATGAATAAAGTTAATATTCTCTATATATTTTTTTATATTGATTAAGTAATTATAGGCCTCTTCTTTTTGAATATTTAATAATAGAAAAAAGCCATACATATGCATAATTGCAAATTCTATATCAGTAGGAGTACTTTTTTTGGTATAAGTAAGTTTCAGTATATTTCTAACTTCATTCATTCCCCATTGATAATTTTGACTTAAAATAGTATATCTAATACATTTTAAACCATTGATAAGTTGTATATCATGAATTGATGTTATATGAAGTTCTTTTTCTTTTTTCTTTAGTAATTTATAAATACTTTTAAAATCATATCTTTCAATATAAAGAATTAATTCGTTTAAGAAATCTTTAACATCTAAGCCCTCAGGAGACTCAATCGCTCTAAATAAATACCCCTAGTCTAGTTGTTATTTGTCTTAATATAACTGAAGTAGGGCAACGCTCTCCTTTTTCTATACGAGTTATGTATGAAATAGAGCAAACACCATTTGTAAGTTGTGTTTTTGTCATATTTCTCATTCTGGAATTACAATGGGATTGGGTGTGTTACATGTGTCTCTGTTTGTCCATACAATAAGATTGAGGAGTGGCACCATGATTTATCAAAATTAATGACAATGACACCATTTAAACCATTACTACGTTCACTAGATGAGTTATTTGGATATGGGGGTCCAGTAGAACTAGATGTACGCATAGAATCAAAATATTTAAAAGATGCTGTTAATGATTTCTGGAATAGACTATAATAAGGGGGATAAATTATGCATATAATAGTTAGCTTAGCAAAATGGTTATTTACACTACACCAATTAGTATGGTTTATAGCTGGAGGATTAATGTTCTTTTTACTTACATATTTTTATATGAAATTAAAGAAGGATAATAAAATTAATAAATTAAATTTTACATTTATATTATTATCAGCATGTACTTTTGTATTTACAATATTATGGACATATGATTCATATGTAGAAAATGAAGTTAGAGCAGCTAATATGGGATTATTAGTATTTGGAGGATTAGCAGTAGTTTTTGCAATACTTGGATATAGATTTACACAGAAAAATGATGAAATTAAAGTTGAGATAAAACAATAAAAATAGAAAAAAATATCATTTATAATTAAATAATAATATAAAAATCTCCCTTGTTATTAATATTAATAACAAGGGAGATTTTTATATTGTTCATTCAGATATGGTGTCGATGAAACTTATTTTAGTTGATTCAATCTATTTTGTATAAAGGTATTGAAATATTCATCATCAGATCTTTTAATCAATTCATGCAGTCTTAATGCTTTACCATACCATAGTTTAAACTTCTTTTCTTTTTTTAAGCGATAGTATAATTCACTTTTTAAAAAATATAATTCTCGTAAAGTATAATGTGTATTGTAATCTTTACAGTAATTAATAGCATAATCAAGATATTCAAAACAGTCTTTTAAATTACATGTATCAAGAGAAGCTGAAATTAAATATACATAAAATCTTGGTAATATAAAGCGAGTATGAAGAAGGTTAATATTATGTATATATTTTTTTATGCTAATTAAGTAATTATATGCTTCTTTTTTTTGGTTACTAAATAAAAGTAAAACCCCATGCATACTCATAAGCGCAAATTCCATATCAGTAGGAGTACTTTTGTTGGCGTAGGTAAGCTTCAATATGTTTTTAACTTCATTTATTCCCCATTGATAATTTTGATTTAAAATAGAATAACTAAAACATTCTAACCCTTTGATGATTTGTAAATCGTGAATTGATGTTACATGAAGTTCTTCTTTTTTGCTCTTTATTAATTCATAAATATTTTTAAAATCATGCCTTTCAATATAAAGAAATATTTGGTCTAATAGTTCCTTAACATGTAAAGATGTAGACGACTCAATTGCTCTAAATAAATGTTCAGGGGAGATACCTAGTTTATTTGTTATTTGTCTTAATATAACCGAAGTAGGACAACGTTCTCCTTTTTCTATACGAGTGATGTATGAAATGGAGCAAATACCATCCGCAAGTTGTGTTTTTGTCATATTCTGTTTTTCACGTAATTCTTTAATAATCTGACCTATTTTTAAATAATAATTCTGTTCTTGCATCGTAACCTCCGTATATATAAATAGATAATTTAAAAAGTTTAAATTGGATGAAAGGTAAAGCTTTATTTAAATCTATTTTAAAGTATTTTACTCAACATTTATCAAAATATATTTGAGATTTTGACATTAGTCAAGAAATCTTGTGTGAGATTTGACATTAGGCAAGCAATCTTGTATCTAAACAGTATAACATATAAAATCATGTTACAAAATAATACAAAAAATATATTATGAGAAAAATCACAGAAGTCTAAAATTAGTTAAAAGTTAAAGTTGTATTCAAATGAATTTGTTTTGCTGACGCTGAACAAGAAAATTCGTATGTAGAAATTATAATATATAAAATTATATTATAAAAAATAATAAAATCAATAAATGTTAGAAAAAAAGTTGATTTTTTCATAAGAAATAATAATGGGATATGAGCCTTTCTAGTTATATTCTATTATAGGAGGTGATATTATGTTCGGAAGATTAGGTAGCACAGAATTAATTGTTATTTTAGTTGTTGGATTTTTAATATTTGGACCGAAAAGATTACCTGAGATTGGAAAATCATTTGGAGAAACAATACGAGAATTTAAAAAATCAGCAAAACAGGCTGAGGATGAAGTGACAGAGGCTACTAAAGAATAAAGTAGATAAAACAATTAATATAGGAGGCATACAAATGAATAGACGTGAATTTTTAAAAGTTGCTGGAGCTACAACTGCAGTAACAGGAGTTACACTTGCAACAAAACCAAAGAAAGCTTTTGCAGTGGAACTTGGAAAAGAACAAGATCAATTTCCAAATAAGGTAACGAAAGATTTTAAAGGTTTCAATCAGAAAAATCTTATGTTTATGCGTGGATTTTGGGATAATACTCCTTATGATGATGAATATA
The window above is part of the Tepidibacter aestuarii genome. Proteins encoded here:
- a CDS encoding twin-arginine translocase TatA/TatE family subunit, with product MFGRLGSTELIVILVVGFLIFGPKRLPEIGKSFGETIREFKKSAKQAEDEVTEATKE
- a CDS encoding helix-turn-helix domain-containing protein, which codes for MQEQNYYLKIGQIIKELREKQNMTKTQLADGICSISYITRIEKGERCPTSVILRQITNKLGISPEHLFRAIESSTSLHVKELLDQIFLYIERHDFKNIYELIKSKKEELHVTSIHDLQIIKGLECFSYSILNQNYQWGINEVKNILKLTYANKSTPTDMEFALMSMHGVLLLFSNQKKEAYNYLISIKKYIHNINLLHTRFILPRFYVYLISASLDTCNLKDCFEYLDYAINYCKDYNTHYTLRELYFLKSELYYRLKKEKKFKLWYGKALRLHELIKRSDDEYFNTFIQNRLNQLK